A single region of the Plantactinospora soyae genome encodes:
- a CDS encoding amidase — translation MTTTPITPTTPVTSSTAGDDAEAVPQDLTVDRRWFLSRMAGVWAAAGAGGALGAGALAAPVLAHGGGGSAGSVWETAYAPTIRRAALLDPTELTISEAAAAFRRRLLDPVELMESYLDRLDRYDSVYQAYLWRPGNAELLASARRVKITSRSTPLAGIVTAEKDNFYTKDIPTTGMSPVYAGFVPEYDSTVHARLRAAGTIMMGKAAMGPLASGRARLPDGTATTVNAWTPDDIRYSPSGSSGGTATAVAGRLATSGTGTQTGGSITSPSTAQNLTGLKPTFGRASLYGIIPLTFTRDHPGPLARDAMDAAIMLQSFAGPDRNDPRTLGMPPVPNLVKAATVHRYRGRPKVRWATTVGYPPDFLDGSNPETLALRQQLLQTLTSVGCRVSELPYPADWDLLSGLSSTAGEATNMFLPQLRRDVSLFADRLPGFLNGMFRSSDNYMKMLQARYQFLHLVLTGIFDRCDVFLTGTVFDGIGLPLIAFPYGTGVDGTTGLTVPRGTTLGAPPFGEERLLAVVAAYQAVTEHHLRRPPDPTVTAGARRAGAYKVPAEYDATDET, via the coding sequence GTGACGACGACTCCGATCACACCCACCACTCCGGTCACGTCCAGCACGGCTGGCGACGACGCCGAGGCCGTACCCCAGGATCTGACCGTCGACCGGCGCTGGTTCCTGTCCCGGATGGCCGGGGTGTGGGCCGCGGCCGGAGCCGGCGGCGCCCTCGGCGCCGGGGCCCTCGCCGCGCCCGTGCTCGCGCACGGCGGCGGCGGGTCCGCCGGCAGTGTCTGGGAGACGGCGTACGCGCCGACGATCCGTCGGGCCGCGCTGCTCGACCCGACCGAGCTGACCATCAGCGAGGCCGCTGCGGCGTTCCGGCGCCGGCTGCTCGACCCGGTCGAGCTGATGGAGTCCTATCTGGACCGGCTGGACCGGTACGACAGCGTCTACCAGGCATACCTGTGGCGCCCCGGCAACGCGGAACTGCTCGCCTCGGCCCGCCGGGTGAAGATCACGTCGAGGTCGACGCCGCTGGCCGGCATCGTCACGGCGGAGAAGGACAACTTCTACACCAAGGACATTCCGACCACCGGAATGTCCCCGGTCTATGCCGGCTTCGTCCCCGAGTACGACTCGACCGTGCACGCCCGACTTCGGGCCGCCGGCACGATCATGATGGGCAAGGCGGCGATGGGCCCACTCGCCTCCGGCCGGGCCCGGCTCCCCGACGGCACGGCGACCACGGTGAACGCCTGGACCCCCGACGACATCCGGTACAGCCCGAGCGGGTCCAGCGGCGGCACCGCCACCGCCGTCGCCGGTCGGCTCGCCACCTCCGGCACCGGCACCCAGACCGGTGGCTCGATCACCAGCCCGTCGACCGCGCAGAACCTCACCGGACTGAAGCCGACCTTCGGTCGGGCCTCGCTGTACGGCATCATCCCGCTGACCTTCACCCGGGATCATCCCGGCCCGCTGGCCCGGGACGCGATGGATGCCGCCATCATGTTGCAGTCATTCGCCGGACCGGACCGTAACGATCCGCGTACCCTCGGGATGCCGCCGGTGCCGAACCTGGTCAAGGCGGCCACCGTCCACCGGTACAGGGGGCGGCCGAAGGTGCGCTGGGCGACCACCGTCGGCTACCCGCCGGACTTCCTCGACGGGTCGAACCCGGAGACCCTGGCGCTGCGGCAGCAACTGTTGCAGACCCTCACCTCGGTCGGCTGTCGGGTCAGCGAGCTGCCCTACCCGGCCGACTGGGACCTGCTTTCCGGGCTCTCCAGCACCGCTGGCGAGGCCACCAACATGTTCCTGCCACAGCTACGCCGGGACGTCAGCCTCTTCGCCGACCGGCTGCCGGGCTTCCTCAACGGGATGTTCCGCAGCTCCGACAACTACATGAAGATGCTCCAGGCCCGCTACCAGTTCCTGCACCTGGTGCTCACCGGCATCTTCGACAGGTGCGACGTGTTCCTCACCGGCACCGTCTTCGATGGGATCGGCCTGCCGCTGATCGCCTTCCCGTACGGGACCGGGGTGGACGGCACGACCGGGCTGACCGTACCCCGGGGCACGACCCTCGGCGCGCCGCCGTTCGGCGAGGAGCGGCTGCTCGCGGTCGTCGCCGCGTACCAGGCCGTCACCGAGCACCACCTCCGGCGCCCGCCGGACCCGACGGTCACCGCCGGCGCCCGCCGGGCCGGTGCGTACAAGGTTCCCGCCGAGTACGACGCGACCGACGAAACCTGA
- a CDS encoding GTPase family protein produces MSRANGLDESTWDLLHEALELYRDHPRAVDQLNRQLGRFSEPLRIAVAGPWRSGKSTLLNAIMGEEVAPVEVADGRQVFTWYEDGPAPRVTAYPATGSPRDLAVSRSGGGIRVDLGGGRWDQVDDIVVQWPARALRHAILIDTPAVTPGIDDVLAGGDDEHSGDGRSGERRLALGAGPAANAIAGLPGGGGAGLSDGGSATIDRIVREADAVLYLSRDGRGDDLRLLQTALPGTVARAAPVNVLLVLSRVDELAGGRVDALLTARQLARRHRRDPRINSQCLSVVALGGLVALAGRMLSEPEFAALAVLAGLERAETDRVLLSTDRFTAADFPVPLDVETRRGLLDRLGIFGVRLSTTLIRTGCDSRGKLAAELVRRSGLTELRESITRYFVDRAPVLKSRAALLALESLLLSEPRPGAKELLARLEQVLTGAHEFRELRLSAALLGGQVRFDPELTAEANRLIGADGTSVAARLGVEHDAGVDELWARGSAAVRDWQELAEDPVRGLDQRRAARVVVRSCEGMLADLS; encoded by the coding sequence GTGAGCCGGGCGAACGGGCTGGACGAGTCGACCTGGGATCTCCTGCACGAGGCGCTGGAGCTGTATCGGGACCATCCTCGGGCCGTCGACCAGTTGAACCGTCAGCTCGGCCGGTTCTCCGAGCCGCTGCGGATCGCCGTCGCCGGCCCGTGGCGGTCGGGCAAGTCCACCCTGCTCAACGCGATCATGGGCGAGGAGGTCGCCCCGGTCGAGGTGGCGGACGGCCGCCAGGTCTTCACCTGGTACGAGGACGGGCCGGCACCCCGGGTCACCGCGTACCCGGCCACCGGCTCGCCCCGGGACCTCGCGGTGAGCCGGAGCGGCGGCGGCATCCGGGTCGACCTGGGTGGTGGCCGGTGGGACCAGGTCGACGACATCGTGGTGCAGTGGCCGGCCCGGGCCCTGCGGCACGCCATCCTGATCGATACCCCGGCGGTGACTCCCGGGATCGACGACGTCCTGGCTGGCGGCGACGACGAGCACTCAGGTGACGGCCGCTCCGGCGAGCGGCGGCTGGCGCTCGGTGCCGGGCCGGCCGCCAACGCGATCGCGGGGCTGCCCGGTGGCGGTGGTGCCGGGCTGTCCGACGGCGGCTCGGCGACGATAGACCGGATCGTCCGCGAGGCCGACGCGGTGCTCTACCTGAGCCGGGACGGCCGGGGCGACGACCTGCGGCTGCTCCAGACCGCGCTGCCGGGCACGGTCGCCCGGGCGGCGCCGGTCAACGTACTCCTGGTGCTGTCCCGGGTCGACGAACTCGCCGGTGGTCGGGTGGACGCGCTGCTGACCGCCCGGCAGCTCGCCCGGCGGCACCGGCGCGATCCGAGGATCAACTCGCAGTGCCTGAGTGTGGTCGCGCTCGGTGGTCTCGTCGCGCTGGCGGGGCGGATGCTGAGCGAGCCGGAGTTCGCCGCGCTGGCCGTACTGGCCGGGCTCGAACGGGCGGAGACGGACCGGGTTCTGCTCTCCACCGACCGGTTCACCGCCGCCGACTTCCCGGTCCCGCTCGACGTCGAGACCCGGCGTGGGCTGCTGGACCGGCTGGGCATCTTCGGGGTACGCCTCTCCACCACCCTGATCCGGACCGGTTGCGACAGCCGGGGCAAGCTCGCCGCCGAACTGGTCCGGCGGAGCGGGCTGACCGAGCTGCGGGAGTCGATCACCCGGTACTTCGTGGACCGGGCGCCGGTGCTCAAGTCCCGGGCTGCGTTGCTGGCGCTGGAGTCGCTGCTGCTGTCCGAACCTCGGCCGGGCGCGAAGGAGTTGCTGGCCCGACTGGAGCAGGTGCTGACCGGCGCGCACGAGTTTCGGGAGTTGCGACTGTCGGCCGCGCTGCTCGGCGGCCAGGTCCGGTTCGATCCGGAGCTGACCGCCGAGGCGAATCGGCTGATCGGGGCGGACGGCACCAGCGTGGCGGCCCGGCTGGGTGTCGAGCACGACGCCGGGGTGGACGAGTTGTGGGCCCGTGGTTCGGCGGCGGTACGCGACTGGCAGGAACTGGCCGAGGATCCGGTACGCGGTCTCGACCAGCGCCGGGCGGCCCGGGTCGTGGTCCGCAGCTGCGAGGGCATGCTCGCCGACCTCTCCTGA
- a CDS encoding VOC family protein, with protein sequence MLNAITHSQIYVLDQDEALDFYVGKLGLEVNADVDMGFMRWLTVNVPGHPERQILLEKPGGPAMSEETARQVRELVTKGAMGGHLIFSTDDCRKTYETLLALGVEFTEEPTERPYGIDCGLRDPFGNSIRFTQPKAQ encoded by the coding sequence ATGCTCAACGCCATCACGCACTCGCAGATATACGTCCTCGACCAGGACGAGGCCCTCGACTTCTACGTCGGCAAGCTTGGTCTGGAAGTCAACGCCGACGTCGATATGGGCTTTATGCGCTGGCTGACCGTCAACGTCCCCGGTCACCCGGAGCGTCAGATCCTGCTGGAGAAGCCGGGCGGTCCGGCGATGTCCGAGGAGACGGCGCGGCAGGTCCGGGAGCTGGTGACCAAGGGCGCGATGGGCGGCCACCTCATCTTCAGCACCGACGACTGCCGCAAGACGTACGAGACGCTCTTGGCCTTGGGCGTCGAGTTCACCGAGGAGCCCACCGAGCGCCCGTACGGGATCGACTGCGGCCTTCGTGACCCCTTCGGCAACAGCATCCGCTTCACCCAGCCGAAGGCGCAGTAG
- a CDS encoding DUF5753 domain-containing protein, translated as MNHALQVAMVEAGETAESLAGQIGVDPKTAARWVTPGRIPQTRHRAQVAAAVGRDVGDLWPDVLRRREPIWLREWIEFEREARLLRWFEPALVPGLLQTEAYARAVLGWGGLFNADEVEQRTRSRMERQAILSGAKPPQFFAMVDEAVLRRCVGGPAVMVEQCAHLVRLAERPHVNIQSVPASAGGHVGLAGGFILAKGPNGEAAHLDDRLRAHVVSQQEDIDNLGEAWEAIRAVALPTEQTLSLIKEVAATWQT; from the coding sequence ATGAACCACGCCCTGCAAGTCGCCATGGTCGAGGCGGGCGAGACGGCCGAATCACTCGCGGGCCAGATAGGCGTAGACCCGAAGACGGCGGCCCGCTGGGTAACCCCCGGACGGATTCCGCAGACGCGGCATCGTGCCCAGGTCGCGGCGGCCGTCGGACGGGACGTAGGGGACCTTTGGCCGGACGTTCTGCGACGTCGCGAACCGATCTGGCTGCGCGAGTGGATCGAATTCGAGCGCGAGGCGCGGTTGCTCCGGTGGTTCGAGCCGGCGTTGGTGCCGGGACTGCTCCAGACCGAGGCGTACGCGCGGGCTGTCCTCGGTTGGGGCGGGCTGTTCAACGCCGACGAGGTGGAGCAGCGTACGCGGTCGCGGATGGAGCGGCAGGCGATCCTGTCCGGGGCGAAGCCGCCACAGTTCTTCGCCATGGTTGACGAGGCCGTTCTCCGTCGCTGTGTCGGCGGGCCGGCGGTCATGGTCGAGCAGTGCGCGCATCTCGTCCGGCTCGCCGAACGGCCGCACGTGAACATCCAGTCGGTGCCGGCCAGCGCCGGGGGACATGTTGGTCTCGCCGGGGGATTCATCCTGGCGAAGGGGCCGAACGGCGAGGCCGCGCACCTTGACGATCGGCTCCGCGCGCACGTCGTCAGCCAGCAGGAAGACATTGATAACCTGGGTGAGGCGTGGGAAGCCATCCGGGCCGTAGCCCTGCCCACGGAACAGACCCTCAGCCTGATCAAGGAAGTGGCAGCGACATGGCAGACCTGA
- a CDS encoding helix-turn-helix domain-containing protein produces the protein MSSAAEETNRRMLRARDAMDRAYAQPLDVPTLARIAHVSEAHFTRTFRATFGETPHRYLQRRRVERAMFLLRETDRSVTDICFQVGFGSLGTFSRTFRGIIGRSPRTYRKEAVAADVPTCFTMAWLRPSA, from the coding sequence GTGAGCAGCGCCGCCGAGGAGACCAACCGCCGGATGCTCCGGGCCCGGGACGCGATGGACCGGGCCTACGCGCAGCCGCTGGACGTTCCGACCCTGGCCCGGATCGCCCACGTGTCGGAGGCGCACTTCACCCGTACCTTCCGGGCCACGTTCGGCGAGACGCCGCACCGCTACCTCCAGCGCCGCCGGGTCGAGCGGGCGATGTTCCTGCTGCGGGAGACGGACCGGAGTGTGACCGACATCTGCTTCCAGGTCGGCTTCGGCAGCCTGGGCACCTTCAGTCGTACGTTCCGCGGCATCATCGGCCGGTCCCCGAGGACGTACCGGAAGGAAGCGGTGGCTGCGGACGTACCGACGTGCTTCACGATGGCCTGGCTGCGGCCGAGCGCCTGA
- a CDS encoding DUF397 domain-containing protein, translated as MADLTGAIWRKSTRSSNGGSTCVEVAKNLPGVVGVRDSKDRQGPALTFGPSAWRTFVAEVARRP; from the coding sequence ATGGCAGACCTGACCGGCGCGATCTGGCGGAAGTCGACCCGCAGCAGTAACGGCGGGTCGACCTGCGTGGAAGTGGCGAAGAACCTTCCTGGCGTCGTGGGCGTACGGGACAGCAAGGATCGGCAGGGGCCGGCGTTGACGTTCGGTCCGTCTGCCTGGCGCACCTTCGTCGCCGAGGTTGCCCGGCGCCCCTAG